The DNA sequence ACTCATATCCAGCGATGACGATAAAGAGTGAATCGCCTGTCTGGAGGGAAAGCAATGTGGTGACCTCTCCCGGATCGAAAGTTTGATTGAGGTAGTCTTGGGCGGGCTGAGGAAGATCTGTCTCGGCGATAGTATCGAGGATTCCGCATTGGCCCATGCCCACGGAGTCTGCCATGAATGCCTCAAATTCGGCCGCAGTGGCAAATTCGGGCAGAATGGTTTCGTCTTCGCAGGACCAAAGTCCCGCCATGATCAGTCCCGATAGGATCAGGGAAAGCAAATGTCTATGCATGACAACAGAGAATATAGGGAAGTGCCTTGGCGTCATGGTTTGCGTGGGTAAACGTCAGGCAGCTTCTATCTGAACATATAGATGGACATCCTTCACTAAGAAATGCGGTGATAAACCTATGAAAAATTTGGGCTACATGGGGAATGATTGAAAATTGGGATAATCTCAATTGTGTAAGATTTTGAATCTCATAGGCAGGGAGATTGTTTGGGGCTTGAAACCGATTTTCTCCTTTGCCTGCCGCTTTGAGGTCCCTGCATTTCTGGAAGCTAATCAGTGTGACTTTCTGAGGGCGGATTTCTCAAACGTGAGGTGGATGCTTGTTGGGGACTTGGTCGTCAGGGAATTAGGGTGCATAATGCCTGCAATGGCCGTATGGGTCCTGAGGAGTCTCATTTGGCGTGAGCCTTGGCTGCGAATAATCAAGGACGATTGGACCACAGTAATTGGGGAGAAGTTGCGTGGATTGATCGAAGCCGAATAGGACCGAACGGTGTTTGGGTGTAAGATCCGAGGCAAAATCTCAGAGGAGAATGTGTGCTTTGGGTACGCTCAAAGTGAGGCCTTGTCAGTGCTTTCCCTCAATTGGGATCTGGGATGGACTGAAGATGCGAGTGACCTCCGTTTATGCGATGCTCGGTTCAGGGGTTGGGGTAGGAGTGGGCGTCAGGTTATCTGGCTGCGAATAGGCGCGATGGACTTTTGCCGCCACTTGGAATACACCTCGATGGAATTGTCGGCTGATCTGATTTTCGTATTGCTCCTCGCCAAGCACTTGTACGACCGCAGTGGAAAGGTCATTCATGGAGACGACTCTGCCAATTCTTTTGGATTCGATCCAATCCTCATTATCTGCCTGAACAGGTTTGAGGGCTTTGGACTTGATCGCAACGATCGGAGTTCGCGTAATGAGCGCTTCGGTAAAGGTCATGGACCCTGCCTTGCCCACAATCACATCTGCCAATTGATAGAGTCTCGCAGGAGGAGCATCTTGAAAGCCTGTGATATATGTGTGGTAGGGAAGGTTCAGGTTGGAAATAGATTGGCGTAGACTTTCATCACGGCCACAAAGGAAGATGACGTTGAGGTCTGGTCCCAATGCCGCCAGTCGTTCAGCCGCGTCTTTGATCATGACCGATCCTTGGCTTCCAAAGTGCACCAAGACCGTCGCAAAGTCAGGATTGAGCCCGAGTGCGCGAATCTCGCTGGCCCGATCTTGGACAAGCGGTTGGTAGAAATGAGGGTGGATCGGAATGCCAGAGATGCGTTTGATCTGCTTGTGTGGAATGCCGGCCTC is a window from the Pontibacter sp. G13 genome containing:
- a CDS encoding glycosyltransferase, whose product is MKRIDLLYVDAASSHRAAAIGLKQAIETAFGQEPVEVRILDLVDLLAHQPFLQRIVKTAIRLFNWQIRHNIAATSRLQMRFFRWLQRRIPQKMLRQAADFWRAEKPDLVISVTPICNLTTSQILEFAAPQTPYWVIPLDQGEGMPKYWFDPKAKATYIVPSQRMEDQAHEAGIPHKQIKRISGIPIHPHFYQPLVQDRASEIRALGLNPDFATVLVHFGSQGSVMIKDAAERLAALGPDLNVIFLCGRDESLRQSISNLNLPYHTYITGFQDAPPARLYQLADVIVGKAGSMTFTEALITRTPIVAIKSKALKPVQADNEDWIESKRIGRVVSMNDLSTAVVQVLGEEQYENQISRQFHRGVFQVAAKVHRAYSQPDNLTPTPTPTPEPSIA